One Oharaeibacter diazotrophicus DNA window includes the following coding sequences:
- a CDS encoding DUF4164 domain-containing protein, with the protein MAETAPLDAALVRIDQAIARLEAAVERRIAASSTISGLEEELSRLGEDRSRLAMDLDGAVARAGRLEDSNREVSRRLVAAMESIRAVLDAHGG; encoded by the coding sequence ATGGCGGAGACGGCGCCCCTGGACGCGGCGTTGGTGCGGATCGACCAGGCGATCGCGCGGCTCGAGGCCGCCGTCGAGCGCCGGATCGCCGCCTCCTCCACCATCTCGGGCCTCGAGGAGGAGCTGTCCCGGCTCGGCGAGGACCGCTCGCGGCTCGCCATGGACCTCGACGGCGCGGTCGCCCGGGCCGGCCGGCTCGAGGATTCCAACCGCGAGGTGTCGAGGCGCCTCGTCGCGGCGATGGAATCGATCCGGGCCGTGCTCGACGCCCACGGCGGCTGA
- the tkt gene encoding transketolase encodes MTDTARLKPMANAIRALSMDAVEKAKSGHPGMPMGCADIAAVLFGDVIKFDAGAPRWPDRDRFVLSAGHGSMLLYSVLHLVGVADISMDEIRNFRQLGAKTAGHPEYGYAAGIETTTGPLGQGVAMSVGFAIAERMMNARFGDDLVDHRTWVIAGDGCLMEGVSHEAVQLAGRLALSKLCVIWDDNGISIDGHVSLSEGGDMIARFRAAGWATISIDGHDPVAIAEALAFAKASDKPTLIAAKTTIGFGAPKKAGSHAVHGSPLGAEEIAGARAALGWTAAPFEVPSEILADWRAAGARSAAAREAWEARHAALSPAERAEFDRRVAGDLPEGFDAAYAAYKAELVATKPKVASRKSSEMALEVINGLVPEMAGGSADLTGSNLTKTKAQKPFLPPDYSGTYIHYGIREFGMAAAMNGIALHGGLIPYGGTFLVFTDYCRPAMRLSALMHQRVVYVMTHDSIGLGEDGPTHQPVEHLAALRAIPNMLVLRPADAVETAEAWEVALKHRAGPSTLALSRQNLPTVRTDASENLVAKGAYVLADAEGAEVSLFATGSEIAIALDAKAKLDAAGHPTRVVSVPSFELFAAQPEAYKAAVVGTAKVKIAVEAAIRQGWDAIIGSDGLFVGMHGFGLSAPIEALYQHFGITADAIAALATERLA; translated from the coding sequence ATGACGGACACCGCCCGCCTCAAGCCGATGGCCAACGCGATCCGCGCCCTTTCCATGGACGCGGTCGAGAAGGCCAAATCCGGCCATCCCGGCATGCCGATGGGCTGCGCCGACATCGCCGCCGTGCTGTTCGGCGACGTCATCAAGTTCGACGCCGGCGCGCCGCGCTGGCCCGACCGCGACCGCTTCGTGCTGTCGGCGGGCCACGGTTCGATGCTGCTCTACTCGGTGCTGCACCTCGTCGGCGTCGCGGACATCTCGATGGACGAGATCCGCAACTTCCGCCAGCTCGGCGCCAAGACCGCCGGCCATCCGGAATACGGCTACGCCGCCGGCATCGAGACCACCACCGGCCCGCTCGGCCAGGGCGTCGCCATGTCGGTCGGCTTCGCGATCGCCGAGCGGATGATGAACGCGCGCTTCGGCGACGACCTCGTCGACCACCGCACCTGGGTGATCGCCGGCGACGGCTGCCTGATGGAGGGCGTCAGCCACGAGGCGGTGCAGCTCGCCGGCCGGCTCGCGCTCTCCAAGCTCTGCGTGATCTGGGACGACAACGGCATCTCGATCGACGGCCACGTCTCGCTGTCCGAGGGCGGCGACATGATCGCCCGCTTCCGCGCCGCCGGCTGGGCCACGATCTCGATCGACGGCCACGACCCGGTCGCCATCGCCGAGGCGCTCGCCTTCGCCAAGGCGAGCGACAAGCCCACCCTGATCGCCGCCAAGACCACCATCGGCTTCGGCGCGCCGAAGAAGGCCGGCAGCCACGCCGTCCACGGCTCGCCGCTCGGCGCCGAGGAGATCGCCGGCGCGCGCGCCGCGCTCGGCTGGACCGCCGCGCCCTTCGAGGTGCCCTCCGAGATCCTCGCCGACTGGCGCGCCGCCGGCGCCCGCTCGGCCGCCGCCCGCGAGGCCTGGGAGGCGCGCCACGCCGCCCTCTCGCCCGCCGAGCGCGCCGAGTTCGACCGCCGCGTCGCCGGCGACCTGCCGGAGGGCTTCGACGCCGCCTACGCCGCCTACAAGGCCGAGCTGGTGGCGACCAAGCCGAAGGTGGCGAGCCGCAAGTCTTCGGAGATGGCGCTCGAGGTGATCAACGGCCTCGTGCCGGAGATGGCCGGCGGCTCGGCCGACCTGACCGGCTCGAACCTGACCAAGACCAAGGCGCAGAAGCCGTTCCTGCCGCCGGACTACTCGGGCACCTACATCCACTACGGCATCCGCGAGTTCGGCATGGCCGCGGCCATGAACGGCATCGCGCTGCACGGCGGCCTGATCCCCTACGGCGGCACCTTCCTGGTCTTCACCGACTACTGCCGTCCGGCGATGCGGCTGTCGGCGCTGATGCACCAGCGCGTCGTCTACGTGATGACCCACGATTCGATCGGCCTCGGCGAGGACGGCCCGACCCACCAGCCGGTCGAGCATCTGGCGGCCCTGCGCGCCATCCCGAACATGCTGGTGCTGCGCCCGGCCGACGCGGTCGAGACCGCCGAGGCCTGGGAGGTCGCGCTGAAGCACCGCGCCGGCCCGTCGACCCTTGCGCTGTCGCGTCAGAACCTGCCGACCGTGCGCACCGACGCCTCGGAGAACCTCGTCGCCAAGGGCGCCTACGTGCTCGCCGACGCCGAGGGCGCCGAGGTCAGCCTGTTCGCCACCGGTTCCGAGATCGCCATCGCCCTCGACGCCAAGGCCAAGCTCGACGCCGCCGGGCACCCGACCCGGGTCGTCTCGGTGCCGAGCTTCGAGCTGTTCGCCGCCCAGCCGGAGGCCTACAAGGCCGCGGTGGTCGGCACGGCGAAGGTCAAGATCGCCGTCGAGGCGGCGATCCGCCAGGGCTGGGACGCGATCATCGGCTCCGACGGCCTGTTCGTCGGCATGCACGGCTTCGGCCTGTCGGCGCCGATCGAGGCGCTCTACCAGCATTTCGGCATCACCGCCGACGCGATCGCGGCGCTCGCGACCGAGCGTCTGGCGTGA
- the gap gene encoding type I glyceraldehyde-3-phosphate dehydrogenase, whose protein sequence is MAVKVAINGFGRIGRNVLRAIVESGRTDIEVVAINDLGPVETNAHLMRYDSVHGKFPGTVTVAGDTIDVGRGPIKVTAVKNPAELPHAALGVDIALECTGIFTSKDKASAHLAAGAKRVIVSAPADGADLTVVYGVNHDKISAEHLVLSNASCTTNCLAPVAKVLNDAIGIERGFMTTIHSYTGDQPTLDTMHKDLYRARAAAMSMIPTSTGAAKAVGLVLPELKGKLDGVAIRVPTPNVSVVDLVFTAKRETSVAEVNAAIKAAADGPLKGVLGYTNDPNVSIDFNHDPHSSTFHMDQTKVMDGTMVRILSWYDNEWGFSNRMADTAVAVGRTL, encoded by the coding sequence ATGGCAGTGAAGGTCGCCATCAACGGCTTCGGACGCATCGGCCGCAACGTGCTGCGCGCCATCGTCGAGTCCGGCCGGACCGACATCGAGGTCGTCGCGATCAACGATCTCGGCCCTGTCGAGACCAACGCGCACCTGATGCGTTACGACAGCGTCCACGGCAAGTTCCCGGGCACCGTCACCGTCGCCGGCGACACCATCGACGTCGGCCGCGGCCCGATCAAGGTCACCGCCGTCAAGAACCCGGCCGAGCTGCCGCACGCCGCCCTCGGCGTCGACATCGCGCTCGAGTGCACCGGCATCTTCACCTCGAAGGACAAGGCCTCGGCCCACCTCGCCGCCGGCGCCAAGCGCGTGATCGTGTCGGCCCCGGCCGACGGCGCCGACCTGACGGTGGTCTACGGCGTCAACCACGACAAGATCTCGGCCGAGCACCTCGTGCTGTCGAACGCCTCGTGCACCACCAACTGTCTCGCCCCGGTGGCCAAGGTCCTGAACGACGCGATCGGCATCGAGCGCGGCTTCATGACCACGATCCACAGCTACACCGGCGACCAGCCGACGCTGGACACGATGCACAAGGACCTCTACCGCGCCCGCGCCGCCGCGATGTCGATGATCCCGACGTCGACCGGCGCCGCCAAGGCGGTCGGCCTCGTGCTGCCGGAGCTCAAGGGCAAGCTCGACGGCGTCGCGATCCGCGTGCCGACCCCGAACGTCTCGGTGGTCGACCTCGTCTTCACCGCCAAGCGCGAGACCTCGGTGGCCGAGGTCAACGCCGCGATCAAGGCGGCGGCCGACGGCCCGCTGAAGGGCGTGCTCGGCTACACCAACGACCCGAACGTCTCGATCGACTTCAACCACGACCCGCATTCGTCGACCTTCCACATGGACCAGACCAAGGTCATGGACGGCACGATGGTGCGCATCCTGTCCTGGTACGATAACGAGTGGGGCTTCTCGAACCGCATGGCCGACACGGCCGTCGCGGTCGGCCGGACGCTCTGA
- a CDS encoding phosphoglycerate kinase translates to MSAFKTIDDADVAAKRVLVRVDLNVPMENGVVTDATRIERIVPTIRDLADRGAKVILLAHFGRPKGERKPEDSLKPVVAPLAKALGRPVAFADDCVGEVAAAAIDVLAPGEVLLLENTRYHKGEEKNDPALVAKLAALGDLYVNDAFSAAHRAHASTEGLAHALPAYAGRTMQAELTALGAALGQPKRPVIAIVGGAKVSTKIDLLENLVGKVDILVIGGGMANTFLAAKGVAVGKSLCEHDLAETATRIMAKAATTGCEILLPVDAVVAREFKAGAANETVDVAAVPADAMILDVGPQSVAAVSAAIDRAATLIWNGPLGAFEIQPFDAATVEAARHAAARTTAGALLSVAGGGDTVAALNHAGVAETFTYVSTAGGAFLEWMEGKELPGVAALTR, encoded by the coding sequence ATGTCCGCCTTCAAGACCATCGACGACGCCGACGTCGCCGCCAAGCGCGTGCTGGTGCGCGTCGACCTCAACGTTCCCATGGAGAACGGCGTCGTCACCGACGCCACCCGCATCGAGCGCATCGTCCCGACGATCCGCGATCTCGCCGACCGCGGCGCCAAGGTGATCCTGCTCGCCCACTTCGGCCGCCCCAAGGGCGAGCGCAAGCCCGAGGACAGCCTGAAGCCGGTGGTGGCGCCGCTGGCAAAGGCGCTCGGCAGGCCGGTCGCCTTCGCCGATGACTGCGTCGGCGAAGTCGCCGCCGCGGCGATCGACGTGCTGGCGCCGGGCGAGGTGCTGCTGCTCGAGAACACCCGCTACCACAAGGGCGAGGAGAAGAACGACCCGGCGCTGGTGGCGAAGCTCGCCGCCCTCGGCGACCTCTACGTCAACGACGCCTTCTCGGCCGCCCACCGCGCCCACGCCTCCACCGAGGGCCTCGCCCACGCGCTGCCGGCCTACGCCGGCCGCACCATGCAGGCCGAACTGACCGCCCTCGGCGCAGCGCTCGGCCAGCCGAAGCGGCCGGTGATCGCGATCGTCGGCGGCGCCAAGGTCTCCACCAAGATCGACCTCCTCGAGAACCTCGTCGGCAAGGTCGACATCCTGGTGATCGGCGGCGGCATGGCCAACACCTTCCTCGCCGCCAAGGGCGTCGCCGTCGGCAAGTCGCTGTGCGAGCACGACCTCGCCGAGACGGCGACGCGCATCATGGCCAAGGCCGCCACGACCGGCTGCGAGATCCTGTTGCCGGTCGACGCCGTGGTCGCCCGCGAGTTCAAGGCCGGCGCCGCCAACGAGACCGTCGACGTCGCCGCCGTGCCGGCCGACGCGATGATCCTCGACGTCGGTCCGCAGTCGGTCGCCGCGGTGTCGGCCGCGATCGACCGTGCCGCGACGCTGATCTGGAACGGCCCGCTCGGCGCCTTCGAGATCCAGCCGTTCGACGCCGCCACCGTCGAGGCCGCCCGCCACGCCGCGGCGCGCACGACGGCCGGCGCGCTGCTGTCGGTCGCCGGCGGCGGCGACACGGTGGCCGCGCTCAACCACGCCGGCGTCGCCGAGACCTTCACCTACGTCTCGACCGCCGGCGGCGCCTTCCTGGAGTGGATGGAAGGCAAGGAACTGCCGGGCGTCGCCGCGCTGACGCGCTGA
- a CDS encoding thiamine phosphate synthase — MRARLFLITPETVDLAAFLPALDAALAGGDVASLLITPQNDYQTVCEALTPRAQARDVAVLVVDDSRVMGRAKADGLHVAAGPAALAEAIGALQPKAIVGAGVIKTRHEAMAAGEAGADYVFFGMLDKPEESEAHRKTLDLGGWWAELFEPPCVLLAGTSEQSVADCAATGADFVAVRHAVWDHPDGPGAAVTALNAVLDRAAGAAGGRA; from the coding sequence TTGCGCGCCCGCCTGTTCCTGATCACGCCCGAGACCGTCGACCTCGCCGCCTTCCTGCCGGCCCTCGACGCCGCGCTCGCCGGCGGCGACGTCGCCTCGCTATTGATCACGCCGCAGAACGACTACCAGACGGTCTGCGAGGCGCTGACGCCGCGCGCCCAGGCCCGCGACGTCGCGGTGCTGGTGGTCGACGACAGCCGGGTGATGGGCCGCGCCAAGGCCGACGGGCTGCACGTCGCCGCCGGGCCGGCCGCGCTCGCCGAGGCGATCGGGGCGTTGCAGCCGAAGGCGATCGTCGGCGCCGGCGTCATCAAGACTCGCCACGAGGCGATGGCGGCGGGCGAGGCCGGGGCCGACTACGTCTTCTTCGGCATGCTCGACAAGCCCGAGGAGTCCGAGGCGCATCGCAAGACCCTCGACCTCGGCGGCTGGTGGGCCGAGTTGTTCGAGCCGCCCTGCGTGCTGCTCGCCGGCACCTCCGAGCAGTCGGTCGCCGACTGCGCGGCCACCGGCGCCGACTTCGTCGCGGTCCGCCACGCGGTCTGGGACCATCCGGACGGACCGGGCGCCGCCGTGACGGCGCTGAACGCCGTGCTCGACCGCGCCGCCGGGGCGGCCGGGGGGCGGGCGTGA
- a CDS encoding tetratricopeptide repeat protein: MKIPAAAVVALLLAGSAPASAAGDEPPPVVVRTTPEAPDAAANRDVSVAPTPETAVEPFAAPLTRFDPLAGLPDPDKVDYAYGAFQRGAYLTAFARAIKRAEAGEATAQTLVGYLYANGLGVARDPKEAAVWYGLAAGHGDGSAMVELANLHALGLGVPRDLAKARALLEKADAMGVGGAAYALGLVHLDPDGGEADPAEAAALFAKAAALGDVDAQYALANLYAAGRGVAQSDVEAARHMGEAARGGHVGAQIEYGIMVFNGKGVAADEATAAAWFRLAARAGNPIAQNRLARLYAAGRGVPQDLKQAAKWHFRARLAGLDDPWLDGEVAKLAPADRDAAAAVAADAKAE; the protein is encoded by the coding sequence GTGAAGATCCCCGCCGCCGCCGTCGTCGCGCTGCTCCTCGCCGGGAGCGCGCCCGCTTCCGCCGCCGGGGACGAGCCGCCGCCGGTGGTGGTCCGCACCACGCCGGAGGCGCCGGACGCGGCGGCGAACCGGGACGTCTCGGTCGCGCCGACGCCCGAGACCGCGGTCGAGCCCTTCGCCGCGCCGCTGACGCGCTTCGACCCGCTCGCCGGTCTGCCCGATCCCGACAAGGTCGACTACGCCTACGGCGCGTTCCAGCGCGGCGCCTATCTCACCGCCTTCGCCCGCGCCATCAAGCGCGCCGAGGCCGGCGAGGCGACGGCGCAGACGCTAGTCGGCTATCTCTACGCCAACGGCCTCGGCGTCGCCCGCGATCCGAAGGAGGCCGCGGTCTGGTACGGCCTCGCGGCCGGACACGGCGACGGATCGGCCATGGTCGAGCTCGCCAACCTGCACGCCCTCGGCCTCGGCGTGCCGCGCGACCTCGCCAAGGCCCGCGCGCTGCTCGAGAAGGCCGACGCCATGGGCGTCGGCGGCGCCGCCTACGCGCTCGGTCTCGTCCACCTCGACCCGGACGGCGGCGAGGCGGATCCGGCCGAGGCGGCCGCCCTGTTCGCCAAGGCCGCCGCCCTCGGCGACGTCGACGCGCAATACGCCCTCGCCAATCTCTACGCCGCCGGCCGCGGCGTCGCCCAGAGCGACGTCGAGGCCGCCCGCCACATGGGCGAGGCCGCCCGCGGCGGCCACGTCGGCGCGCAGATCGAATACGGCATCATGGTCTTCAACGGGAAGGGCGTCGCCGCCGACGAGGCCACCGCCGCGGCCTGGTTCCGCCTCGCCGCCCGCGCCGGCAACCCGATCGCGCAGAACCGGCTCGCCCGGCTCTACGCCGCCGGCCGCGGCGTGCCGCAGGACCTGAAGCAGGCGGCGAAGTGGCACTTCCGCGCCCGCCTCGCCGGGCTCGACGACCCCTGGCTCGACGGCGAGGTCGCCAAGCTCGCCCCGGCCGACCGCGACGCCGCCGCGGCGGTCGCCGCCGACGCCAAGGCGGAGTGA
- a CDS encoding inositol monophosphatase family protein, which yields MARSALLNVMVQAVRKAGRGLTRDFGEVENLQVSLKGPGDFVSAADKRSEQVLYEELKKARPAFGFLMEERGEVVGTDENHRWVVDPLDGTTNFLHGIPAFAISVALERAGVPVAGVIYNPVTDELYTAERGGGAFVNDRRLRVAARREMPDCVIATGIPHLGRGDHGAYLGELRQVMANCAGIRRVGSAALDLAYVAAGRFDGFWERGLSPWDTSAGWLMVKEAGGFVSDIDGKERVHETRTIVAGNEEIHRQLLATLARARG from the coding sequence ATGGCCCGCTCCGCACTCCTCAACGTCATGGTCCAGGCCGTCCGCAAGGCGGGACGCGGCCTCACCCGCGACTTCGGCGAGGTGGAGAACCTGCAGGTGTCGCTGAAGGGGCCGGGCGACTTCGTCTCGGCCGCCGACAAGCGCTCGGAGCAGGTGCTCTATGAGGAACTGAAGAAGGCGCGGCCGGCCTTCGGCTTCCTGATGGAGGAACGCGGCGAGGTCGTCGGCACCGACGAGAACCACCGCTGGGTCGTCGATCCGCTCGACGGCACCACCAACTTCCTGCACGGCATCCCGGCCTTCGCGATCTCGGTGGCGCTGGAGCGCGCCGGCGTGCCGGTGGCCGGCGTGATCTACAACCCCGTCACCGACGAACTCTACACCGCCGAGCGCGGTGGCGGCGCCTTCGTCAACGACCGCCGGCTGCGCGTCGCCGCCCGCCGCGAGATGCCCGACTGCGTCATCGCCACCGGCATCCCGCACCTCGGCCGCGGCGACCACGGCGCCTATCTCGGCGAGCTGCGCCAGGTGATGGCCAACTGCGCCGGCATCCGCCGGGTCGGCTCGGCGGCGCTCGACCTCGCCTATGTGGCGGCCGGCCGCTTCGACGGCTTCTGGGAGCGCGGCCTGTCGCCGTGGGACACCTCGGCCGGCTGGCTGATGGTCAAGGAGGCCGGCGGCTTCGTCTCCGACATCGACGGCAAGGAGCGCGTCCACGAGACCCGCACCATCGTCGCCGGCAACGAGGAGATCCACCGCCAGCTGCTCGCCACGCTCGCGCGCGCTCGCGGCTGA